In [Leptolyngbya] sp. PCC 7376, a genomic segment contains:
- the rpsR gene encoding 30S ribosomal protein S18 produces the protein MAYYRKRLSPIPPSQPIDYKDVELLRKFITERGKILPRRITGLTARQQRDMNRAIKRARMVALLPFINKEG, from the coding sequence ATGGCTTACTATCGCAAGCGTTTATCCCCTATTCCTCCCAGCCAACCCATCGACTACAAAGATGTGGAGCTACTCCGCAAGTTCATCACTGAGCGCGGCAAGATTCTTCCCCGTCGTATCACTGGTCTCACAGCGCGTCAGCAGCGTGATATGAACAGAGCTATTAAGCGTGCTCGTATGGTTGCTTTATTGCCTTTCATTAACAAAGAAGGTTAA
- the rpmG gene encoding 50S ribosomal protein L33, whose product MASKKGVRITITVECTECRTNTNKRSNGVNRYTTSKNRRNTTGRLEIKKFCPHCNTHTVHKEIK is encoded by the coding sequence ATGGCAAGTAAGAAAGGCGTACGCATTACCATCACCGTGGAATGCACAGAATGTCGCACTAATACCAATAAGCGATCCAACGGCGTTAACCGCTACACCACTAGCAAGAACCGTCGTAACACTACTGGACGACTCGAAATCAAGAAGTTCTGTCCCCACTGCAACACTCACACAGTTCATAAAGAAATCAAATAA
- a CDS encoding RDD family protein produces the protein MYDEDDYQDYRPVRRFPKVPLDRRFWAFFVDFLCAWILSGLAGPALQWLFFLAAWFALRVGLVERNQGQSVGSWAFDIKVIDISYRIPELVSLSKREGILGGLAMLAMYGLQINFANPISMLILVSPLLACCLVAIADEEFNQAFHDRIAETYIIQTQRGFSLDLRIKEIVAELRDNMQR, from the coding sequence ATGTATGACGAAGACGACTATCAAGATTATCGACCCGTACGCCGTTTCCCAAAAGTCCCCTTAGACAGGCGCTTTTGGGCATTTTTTGTGGATTTTCTCTGCGCTTGGATTTTAAGTGGATTGGCCGGGCCTGCTCTGCAATGGCTTTTCTTCCTTGCCGCATGGTTTGCATTACGGGTAGGTCTTGTTGAGCGTAATCAAGGCCAGAGTGTTGGCAGTTGGGCTTTCGATATTAAAGTGATCGATATTAGCTATCGTATTCCCGAACTCGTGAGCCTCAGTAAACGCGAAGGTATTTTAGGTGGGCTTGCAATGCTGGCTATGTATGGTCTGCAAATTAATTTTGCCAATCCGATCTCGATGTTGATTTTGGTTTCCCCGCTACTTGCTTGCTGTTTGGTGGCGATCGCCGATGAAGAATTTAACCAAGCATTTCATGACCGCATTGCCGAGACCTACATCATCCAAACCCAACGAGGATTTTCCTTAGATTTGAGAATAAAAGAAATTGTTGCAGAGCTGCGGGACAATATGCAAAGATAG
- a CDS encoding MBL fold metallo-hydrolase gives MNIDQPTKTNTAFTVRFWGVRGQVPTPGRETYRFGGNTPCLEINAGDQRFIFDGGTGLRMLGNALLAQMPIEAHLFFTHANWDRIQGFPFFVPAFIPINHFHIYGTKTPEGRTFEDSLSKQMHGPNFPVPIQVMGAKLEFHSLKAGDEFIFESARIKSALVHNQHQALGFRISYGNQTIVCATDSDIQDAENRSSLEKLAQNADLLILNTPVSHPNHQDIQQWQPLLDFSRAIAVKHLLISTHDPNCDDPELETLEASLKEHSDYLEFAKEGKVIALSD, from the coding sequence GTGAATATCGACCAGCCTACCAAGACCAATACAGCATTCACCGTAAGATTTTGGGGGGTGCGTGGACAAGTACCCACACCAGGGCGAGAAACGTATCGTTTTGGTGGTAATACCCCTTGTTTAGAAATCAATGCTGGCGACCAACGTTTCATTTTTGATGGCGGCACAGGCTTACGGATGCTTGGCAATGCGCTCCTGGCACAAATGCCTATCGAAGCCCATCTCTTTTTCACCCATGCAAACTGGGATCGTATTCAAGGTTTTCCCTTTTTCGTCCCCGCATTTATCCCCATTAACCACTTTCACATTTACGGAACAAAGACCCCAGAAGGCAGAACCTTTGAAGATAGTCTTTCCAAGCAAATGCACGGGCCTAATTTTCCAGTCCCGATTCAGGTTATGGGCGCAAAATTAGAATTCCACTCTCTCAAAGCTGGCGATGAATTCATCTTCGAATCAGCCAGGATAAAAAGTGCTTTAGTTCATAATCAGCACCAAGCCCTCGGATTTCGCATTAGCTACGGTAATCAAACAATTGTTTGTGCTACCGATAGCGATATTCAAGATGCCGAAAATCGTAGCTCTTTAGAAAAGCTTGCCCAGAATGCAGACCTGCTTATCCTAAATACTCCTGTTTCCCATCCTAATCACCAAGACATTCAACAATGGCAACCTTTACTGGATTTTTCACGGGCGATCGCCGTTAAACATCTCTTGATTTCCACCCATGATCCCAACTGTGACGATCCTGAATTAGAAACCCTCGAAGCATCATTAAAAGAACATTCAGATTACCTAGAGTTCGCAAAAGAAGGCAAAGTCATCGCCCTTTCAGATTAA
- a CDS encoding NAD(P)H-quinone oxidoreductase subunit M has product MLLKSTTRHVRIYTAEIQKNELVPSDKVLSLDIDPDNEFIWSEEALQKVYRKFDALVESYDGEDLTEYNLRRIGSDLEGCMREMLQKGELSYNLDSRVMNFSMGLPQQDHPDSKGKYLMY; this is encoded by the coding sequence ATGTTACTGAAGTCCACAACTCGCCATGTCCGCATTTACACGGCAGAAATTCAGAAAAACGAATTGGTTCCCAGTGATAAGGTCTTGAGCCTTGATATTGATCCAGATAATGAATTTATCTGGTCTGAGGAAGCGCTCCAAAAGGTCTACCGTAAGTTTGATGCCCTTGTCGAAAGTTATGACGGTGAGGATTTAACAGAATATAATTTACGACGCATCGGGTCTGATCTAGAAGGTTGTATGCGCGAAATGCTCCAAAAAGGGGAGCTTTCTTACAATCTCGATTCACGTGTGATGAACTTTAGTATGGGGCTCCCGCAACAAGATCACCCTGATAGTAAAGGCAAGTATTTGATGTACTAA
- a CDS encoding class I SAM-dependent methyltransferase, whose product MQESQEEKLVEYYQSSADQYDAMQLHEGDEHYNALMFLRGILAEKKYDSLLDVGAGTGRALFYLKEIFPDMDLTGVEPMSAMRQQAIKKGLSSEQIIEAQGQSLPFPNKSIDCVTAFGILHHIQDPEPVIKEIFRVAKKAVFISDHNIYGMGSSQTKFFKQLLRKSLGFHVLSQIMTKGKGYHDTDYDGIFYPFSLFEHLDGITNKATETFLLSTKGKAIDLYKDASHVAILAILEN is encoded by the coding sequence ATGCAGGAATCTCAAGAAGAAAAATTAGTCGAGTATTATCAGAGTAGCGCAGATCAGTATGATGCGATGCAGCTTCATGAGGGTGATGAACACTACAATGCCCTTATGTTTTTACGAGGGATTCTTGCAGAGAAAAAATATGATTCTTTACTTGATGTTGGTGCCGGAACAGGTCGAGCATTATTTTATTTAAAAGAAATTTTTCCTGACATGGATCTTACTGGAGTTGAGCCTATGTCAGCGATGCGTCAGCAAGCCATAAAAAAGGGATTATCTTCAGAACAAATAATAGAAGCACAAGGACAATCATTACCTTTCCCTAATAAAAGTATTGACTGTGTTACGGCGTTTGGAATATTACATCATATTCAAGATCCAGAACCTGTTATTAAGGAGATATTTCGAGTAGCAAAAAAAGCTGTTTTTATTTCTGACCACAACATCTATGGTATGGGATCTAGTCAAACAAAATTCTTTAAGCAATTATTGCGTAAGAGCTTGGGATTTCATGTCCTCTCTCAAATCATGACGAAGGGCAAAGGATACCATGACACTGATTATGATGGTATCTTTTACCCATTTTCATTGTTTGAGCATCTAGACGGAATTACCAATAAGGCAACTGAAACTTTTTTACTATCAACAAAAGGTAAAGCTATTGACCTATATAAAGATGCTTCTCATGTTGCAATTTTGGCAATTTTAGAAAACTGA
- a CDS encoding phenylpyruvate tautomerase MIF-related protein: protein MPLIKVQTSLAAPAKGDVESMLLSLSSKLASHLGKPESYVMTAFEPDVAMTFAGTTEPVCYVEIKSVGTMGDRTRTMSDDFCTEISQTLDVPKDRIYIEFADAKGSMWGWNSRTFG from the coding sequence ATGCCACTAATTAAAGTTCAAACCTCCCTTGCTGCCCCAGCGAAAGGTGATGTTGAGTCAATGTTGCTGTCTTTGTCCAGTAAATTGGCTTCCCATCTCGGAAAACCAGAATCCTATGTGATGACGGCTTTTGAACCAGATGTTGCGATGACTTTTGCTGGAACGACTGAGCCTGTTTGCTATGTCGAAATTAAAAGCGTTGGCACAATGGGCGATCGTACCCGGACGATGAGTGACGATTTCTGCACTGAGATTAGTCAAACTCTAGACGTTCCTAAAGACCGGATTTATATAGAATTCGCTGATGCAAAAGGCTCTATGTGGGGCTGGAATAGCCGCACTTTTGGGTAA
- a CDS encoding flavin reductase family protein: MLDEKAKKEMLLKIPHALYICGVRDGDEMNGFTASWVMQGSFKPPLVINCVRSDSGSHAMIKKTGVFSLSFLDNTQKDMAANFFKPKRRVGNKFEDVEFYEGEETGCPIIKDSLGYVECKVTGTVEEGDHTIFVGEVIGAGVHREGKILDLESTGWSYGG; the protein is encoded by the coding sequence ATGTTAGACGAAAAAGCAAAAAAAGAGATGCTACTCAAGATTCCCCACGCATTATATATTTGCGGTGTGCGGGATGGAGATGAGATGAATGGCTTTACGGCCAGCTGGGTAATGCAAGGCTCCTTTAAGCCGCCTCTTGTCATTAACTGTGTCCGCTCCGATTCTGGCTCCCATGCCATGATCAAAAAAACAGGTGTTTTTAGTCTCAGCTTCCTCGACAACACCCAAAAAGATATGGCTGCAAATTTCTTTAAGCCCAAGCGCCGCGTCGGTAATAAATTTGAAGATGTCGAATTTTACGAAGGTGAAGAAACAGGTTGCCCAATCATTAAGGACTCCCTCGGTTATGTTGAGTGTAAGGTGACTGGAACAGTCGAAGAAGGTGACCACACTATTTTTGTTGGCGAAGTGATTGGGGCAGGTGTCCACCGCGAAGGCAAAATTCTTGATTTAGAAAGCACTGGTTGGAGCTATGGCGGCTAG
- a CDS encoding molybdenum cofactor biosynthesis protein B has translation MPHPHPDSDLSAVRCGVITVSDTRSPKTDKSGKIIQSLLSEAGHEIAHYEVVRDEPDEIALLVRELAEQENIEALLLNGGTGISPRDNTYDVLERIIDKILPGFGEIFRQLSYEEIGSRAIASRAMAATYESTLIFSMPGSSGAVRLAMTELILPELRHLVKQLSGKS, from the coding sequence ATGCCCCATCCTCACCCTGATTCTGATTTAAGTGCTGTGCGTTGTGGTGTGATTACAGTGAGTGATACGCGATCGCCGAAAACGGATAAGAGTGGCAAAATTATTCAGAGTTTATTATCGGAAGCGGGTCACGAGATTGCGCACTATGAGGTGGTGAGAGATGAACCGGATGAGATTGCATTACTCGTTAGAGAATTAGCCGAACAGGAAAATATCGAAGCGCTATTGCTCAACGGCGGCACAGGTATTTCTCCACGGGATAATACTTACGATGTACTGGAACGGATTATCGATAAAATTCTGCCGGGTTTTGGGGAGATTTTTCGGCAATTGAGCTACGAGGAAATCGGCTCGCGGGCGATCGCCTCCAGAGCGATGGCAGCAACCTATGAAAGTACGCTGATTTTTTCGATGCCGGGGTCTAGCGGTGCGGTGCGTCTAGCGATGACTGAATTGATTTTGCCGGAATTACGCCATCTCGTGAAACAGCTTAGTGGGAAATCCTGA
- the yvcK gene encoding gluconeogenesis factor YvcK family protein encodes MLINPFRRALRKSVRAYPKTVNAVKNRTPAGLNHLFKWMLPGLSVKRWLLISAFGVLFTSLGLAIWLDLTPVSRLMMLTRDFLRWITTVIPSHISGPLAIAFGLTLILWGQNRTFGAITDVLNPHGEEELVDMLHTRRRLNKGPKIVAIGGGTGLSTLLRGLKKYSGNITAVVTVADDGGSSGRLRREIGVLPPGDIRNCLAAFADEEKLLTELFQYRFKAGDGLMGHSFGNLFLTAMSEITGDLEQAVVASSKVLAIKGCVLPATLSDVKLWAKMADGRFVEGESRIPQAGGRIVDFGCYPHNPPALPAAVAALEKADFIIMGPGSLYTSVIPNLLVPEIRQAIANSSAPRIYVCNIMTQPGETDGYTVADHVKAIDRVCGEKLFDAVLVHQRSPSETALRRYSLEHSHPVYLDREEVAKLRRRAVLANIMDEDPDTGYVRHNHEKLAGLLIRWFSKAAGIQSKMAQSEIN; translated from the coding sequence ATGTTGATCAATCCTTTTCGCCGCGCTTTACGCAAAAGTGTCCGTGCCTACCCAAAAACAGTAAACGCTGTGAAAAACCGTACACCTGCTGGCCTAAACCATTTATTTAAGTGGATGCTCCCTGGCCTCTCCGTAAAGCGATGGCTCCTGATCAGTGCTTTTGGGGTGTTGTTCACCTCTTTGGGGCTGGCCATTTGGCTAGATCTGACGCCCGTTTCCCGCCTCATGATGCTCACACGAGATTTTCTTCGTTGGATCACCACCGTTATTCCCAGTCATATCTCTGGCCCGTTGGCGATCGCCTTCGGCTTAACCCTCATTCTCTGGGGACAAAATCGTACCTTTGGTGCGATTACCGATGTTCTAAATCCCCATGGTGAAGAAGAATTAGTTGATATGCTCCACACCCGCCGTCGACTGAATAAAGGCCCCAAAATTGTGGCCATTGGCGGCGGAACAGGTCTCTCCACTTTGTTGCGGGGTCTTAAAAAGTACAGTGGCAATATTACGGCTGTGGTCACCGTTGCTGATGATGGTGGCTCTTCGGGTCGCTTGCGTAGGGAAATTGGGGTGTTACCGCCAGGTGATATTCGCAATTGTCTAGCAGCATTCGCAGACGAAGAGAAATTATTAACTGAGCTCTTTCAATATCGTTTTAAAGCGGGCGATGGCCTTATGGGGCACAGTTTTGGGAATTTGTTTCTCACGGCGATGAGCGAAATTACGGGCGATCTCGAACAGGCGGTAGTTGCAAGTTCAAAGGTGTTGGCTATTAAAGGCTGTGTCTTGCCGGCAACCCTCAGTGATGTAAAACTTTGGGCAAAAATGGCCGATGGTCGTTTTGTCGAGGGTGAATCACGCATTCCACAGGCCGGTGGCAGGATTGTTGATTTTGGCTGTTATCCCCACAATCCACCTGCATTACCCGCAGCGGTGGCAGCGCTTGAAAAGGCAGATTTTATTATCATGGGGCCTGGCAGTCTCTACACGAGTGTGATCCCTAACTTGCTCGTCCCGGAAATTCGACAGGCGATCGCCAACAGTTCTGCACCCCGAATTTATGTCTGCAATATCATGACTCAGCCTGGAGAAACGGATGGTTATACCGTTGCAGATCATGTAAAAGCTATTGATCGAGTGTGTGGCGAAAAATTATTTGATGCGGTGCTCGTTCACCAGCGATCACCCTCCGAAACGGCCCTACGTCGATATTCCCTCGAGCATTCCCATCCTGTTTATCTCGACCGTGAAGAGGTTGCGAAACTCCGTCGACGGGCTGTACTTGCCAATATTATGGATGAAGATCCTGATACCGGTTATGTGCGCCACAATCACGAAAAATTGGCTGGATTGTTGATTCGATGGTTTAGTAAAGCTGCAGGAATTCAATCAAAAATGGCTCAGAGCGAAATTAATTAA
- the queD gene encoding 6-carboxytetrahydropterin synthase QueD, which translates to MEQWQLYKEFRFEAAHRLPHHDGKCARLHGHSWVCRVYIKGDRLIESGPKQGMLMDFGDIKQYMKPLLDEYLDHYYLNESLDMESPTSEAIAQWIYRKLKASGLKGLAAVEIKETCTSGCIYRE; encoded by the coding sequence ATGGAACAATGGCAACTTTATAAGGAATTTCGCTTCGAGGCAGCCCATCGTCTGCCTCACCATGATGGGAAATGTGCCCGTTTGCATGGTCATAGTTGGGTCTGTCGGGTCTATATTAAGGGTGATCGCCTTATAGAATCTGGGCCAAAGCAGGGCATGCTTATGGACTTTGGAGACATCAAGCAATACATGAAACCTTTACTCGACGAGTACTTAGACCATTATTATCTGAATGAAAGTCTTGATATGGAGAGTCCTACTAGTGAGGCGATCGCTCAATGGATTTACCGGAAGTTGAAAGCCTCAGGTCTTAAAGGTTTGGCCGCTGTTGAAATTAAGGAGACTTGTACTTCTGGCTGTATTTATCGGGAATAA
- the leuD gene encoding 3-isopropylmalate dehydratase small subunit, producing MSSEIKQVSGNGIALRGNDIDTDRIIPARFLKCVTFDGLGEQAFADDRQQMNGQHPFDQVQFQGASILAVNNNFGCGSSREHAPQALLKWGIKAIIGESFAEIFFGNCLANGVPCVTAEAATLDAVQSFIEAYPAAEVTIDLENLEIVCGDWKKAISLGEGARQALIQGNWDSCGQLVSAADEIATTAKQLPYLAWA from the coding sequence ATGAGTAGCGAAATCAAACAAGTTTCAGGCAATGGCATCGCGTTACGCGGCAACGATATCGATACAGATCGGATTATTCCGGCAAGATTTCTGAAGTGTGTCACCTTCGATGGTCTAGGAGAGCAAGCCTTTGCTGATGATCGTCAGCAGATGAACGGTCAACACCCCTTTGATCAAGTTCAATTCCAAGGTGCAAGTATTCTGGCCGTAAATAATAATTTCGGTTGTGGTTCCTCCCGGGAACATGCTCCCCAGGCACTTCTCAAATGGGGCATCAAAGCAATTATTGGGGAAAGTTTTGCAGAGATCTTTTTTGGCAATTGTCTCGCGAATGGCGTTCCCTGTGTGACAGCGGAGGCCGCAACCCTTGATGCTGTTCAATCTTTTATCGAAGCGTATCCAGCGGCAGAGGTCACTATTGATCTTGAGAATTTAGAGATTGTTTGTGGCGATTGGAAAAAAGCGATCAGCTTAGGGGAAGGGGCTCGCCAAGCTCTAATTCAAGGTAATTGGGATAGCTGTGGTCAATTAGTTTCCGCTGCGGATGAAATTGCGACAACTGCTAAACAGCTCCCGTATCTTGCTTGGGCCTAG
- a CDS encoding DUF6825 family protein — translation MSNPLNQALVYGRVFAEVLKEKVETGLTDVLSDLGKFDAERNKWMQDFNEEFQARVEREVQRTPDTGKPVTINIDDDDAPDLQEVIDNLRAEIAALKAELREYRDRQSN, via the coding sequence ATGAGCAATCCCCTAAATCAAGCCCTAGTCTACGGTCGCGTCTTCGCGGAAGTGCTCAAGGAAAAAGTCGAAACTGGTCTAACCGATGTCCTCAGCGACCTCGGCAAGTTCGATGCTGAGCGAAACAAATGGATGCAAGACTTTAACGAGGAATTTCAAGCAAGAGTCGAGCGAGAAGTTCAACGAACTCCCGATACTGGCAAACCTGTGACCATCAATATTGACGATGATGATGCTCCAGATTTGCAAGAAGTAATTGATAATCTCCGGGCTGAAATTGCAGCATTGAAAGCTGAACTCAGAGAGTACCGCGATCGCCAATCAAATTAA